The following are encoded together in the Humulus lupulus chromosome 5, drHumLupu1.1, whole genome shotgun sequence genome:
- the LOC133778205 gene encoding beta-ketoacyl-[acyl-carrier-protein] synthase III A, chloroplastic: MANTSGFFTAPSVPSLRRMNQPSIGIYRSGFCSSYGISKRVFCSSTIEGASGVSASESRVRRLVSQGCKLVGCGSAVPTLKISNDDLSKIVDTNDEWISVRTGIRNRRIISGKDSLTGLSIEAARKALEMAQVDPDDVDLVLMCTSTPEDLFGTGPQIQKALGCKRNPLAYDITAACSGFLLGLVSAACHIRGGGFKNVLVIGADALSRYVDWTDRGSCILFGDAAGAVLVQACDSEEDGLFGFDLHSDGDGLRHLNASIKENETDHALGTNGSVVDFPPRQASYSCIQMNGKEVFRFAVRCVPQSIESALEKAGVTSSSIDWLLLHQANQRIIDAVANRLEVPQERVISNLANYGNTSAASIPLALDEAVRSGKVKAGHTIAAAGFGAGLTWGSAILRWG; this comes from the exons ATGGCAAATACATCTGGGTTCTTTACAGCTCCTTCAGTTCCTAGCCTTAGGAGGATGAATCAGCCTTCAATAGGCATTTACCGATCTGGGTTTTGCTCTTCGTATGGAATCTCCAAAAGGGTATTCTGTTCTAGCACCATTGAGGGCGCTTCAGGAGTCTCCGCTTCTGAATCTCGAGTACGCAG GCTTGTCAGTCAAGGCTGCAAGCTAGTAGGATGTGGCTCAGCAGTACCAACACTTAAGATTTCGAATGACGATCTATCAAAAATAGTTGATACTAATGATGAATGGATATCTGTTCGCACTGGTATTCGTAATCGACGGATCATCTCAG GCAAAGATAGCTTAACAGGTCTATCCATAGAAGCGGCAAGGAAGGCACTTGAGATGGCACAGGTTGATCCTGATGATGTAGACCTAGTCTTGATGTGTACTTCCACACCTGAGGATCTCTTTGGCACTGGTCCCCAG ATCCAAAAAGCACTAGGCTGCAAAAGAAACCCTCTGGCGTATGATATTACGGCTGCGTGTAGTGGATTTTTATTGGGTCTAGTTTCAGCTGCTTGTCACATCAGGG GAGGTGGTTTTAAGAATGTTCTGGTGATTGGCGCTGATGCCCTCTCTCGATACGTTGATTGGACTGACAGAGGATCATGTATACTCTTTGGGGATGCTGCAGGTGCCGTATTAGTACAG GCCTGTGACAGTGAAGAAGATGGTTTATTTGGTTTTGACTTGCATAGTGATGGTGATGGCCTAAG GCATCTAAATGCAAGCATCAAAGAAAATGAAACCGACCATGCGTTAGGTACCAATGGTTCAGTGGTAGATTTCCCTCCAAGACAAGCTTCTTATTCCTGCATTCAGATGAATGGGAAAGAAGTCTTTCGATTTGCTGTGCGATGTGTACCACAGTCAATCGAGTCTGCTCTTGAAAAGGCTGGTGTCACTAGTTCTAGCATTGATTGGTTGCTGCTCCATCAG GCAAACCAGAGGATTATAGATGCTGTTGCTAACCGTTTGGAAGTTCCACAAGAACGAGTCATATCAAATTTGGCAAACTATGGCAACACAAGCGCTGCTTCCATACCACTGGCATTGGATGAAGCCGTTCGAAGTGGGAAAGTGAAAGCAGGCCATACTATTGCAGCTGCAGGGTTCGGTGCTGGTCTCACTTGGGGCTCTGCTATTCTAAGATGGGGATGA
- the LOC133778204 gene encoding probable xyloglucan galactosyltransferase GT19 produces the protein MACKYGTLIIISITQLLAFLIFPQFAQSDPSDCSHRWIHIRRLPPRFNLDLLANCSEYPLSGDFCSYLPNHGLGHKTHNRSRSWYRTDPSMLELVFHSRMLEYPCLTSDPAAADAVYLPYYAGIDALRYLYGPDYNSSAEHGLDLFQFLQKDEPAAWRRNMGHDHFLVMARPAWDFSQPPGNDPPLWGTSFLELPEFFNVTALTVEARAWPWQDQAVPYPTSFHPPNLSFLEAWTQRVRRAKRSTLVLFVGGGGVSATPNIRRSIRNECENTTTLCSIVDCSNGICEHDPIRFMKPMLQASFCLQPPGDTPTRRSTFDSILAGCIPVFFEELSARSQYTWHLPEDQFEEFSVTIPKEEVVFKGLRILDVLSSIPRAKVKSLREKVIELIPKIMYRRHGSSMGLRTKKDAFDIAIDGTLRRIKSRLEEQVSVQ, from the coding sequence ATGGCCTGCAAATATGGTACTTTGATTATCATCTCCATCACCCAATTGCTCGCTTTCTTAATTTTTCCACAATTCGCTCAATCCGACCCTTCCGATTGTTCCCACCGTTGGATCCATATCCGCCGTCTACCGCCAAGATTCAATCTTGATCTCTTGGCCAACTGCTCCGAATACCCACTTTCCGGTGACTTCTGCTCTTACTTGCCTAACCATGGTTTGGGCCACAAGACCCACAATCGCTCCCGCAGCTGGTACCGAACAGACCCTTCAATGCTCGAACTCGTCTTCCATAGCCGGATGCTCGAGTACCCATGTCTCACTTCAGATCCCGCCGCCGCTGACGCCGTTTACCTCCCTTACTACGCTGGAATTGATGCTCTTCGATACTTGTACGGTCCCGACTATAACTCCAGCGCCGAACACGGACTTGACTTGTTCCAATTCTTGCAGAAGGACGAGCCCGCCGCGTGGAGACGGAACATGGGTCACGACCATTTCTTGGTCATGGCTCGTCCTGCGTGGGATTTCTCTCAGCCTCCCGGTAATGACCCTCCGCTTTGGGGAACATCGTTTCTAGAACTGCCCGAGTTCTTTAACGTCACGGCTTTAACGGTTGAGGCCCGCGCCTGGCCATGGCAGGATCAGGCAGTGCCTTATCCGACGTCGTTTCATCCTCCCAATCTATCGTTCCTCGAGGCTTGGACTCAACGTGTTCGCCGCGCGAAACGGAGCACTCTGGTGCTCTTCGTCGGCGGCGGTGGAGTTTCCGCCACACCCAATATTCGTCGGAGCATAAGGAACGAGTGTGAGAACACGACAACTCTGTGCAGCATTGTCGATTGCTCTAATGGGATTTGCGAGCACGACCCGATTCGGTTCATGAAGCCAATGTTACAAGCGAGTTTTTGTCTTCAACCGCCGGGGGATACTCCTACACGGAGGTCCACCTTCGACAGCATTCTAGCCGGGTGTATCCCTGTGTTCTTCGAGGAGCTTTCGGCGAGGTCGCAGTACACGTGGCACTTGCCGGAGGATCAGTTCGAGGAATTCTCAGTGACTATTCCCAAGGAGGAAGTGGTGTTCAAAGGGTTGAGAATACTCGATGTGTTGAGTAGTATTCCCAGAGCTAAAGTCAAGAGTTTAAGAGAGAAAGTTATAGAGTTAATACCAAAGATTATGTATAGAAGACATGGAAGTTCGATGGGGTTGAGAACCAAGAAAGATGCTTTCGATATAGCCATTGATGGTACTCTTCGGAGGATTAAGTCTAGACTTGAAGAACAAGTCTCTGTTCAGTGA